From the genome of Corallococcus soli:
GGTCTACGCGGGCCCCACCACCACCGTGGTGCATCAGTCCATGGCGGCGCACCTGCTCAGCCAGTGGATGGCCGACAAGGGCTTCCTCGTCGTGAAGGTGGACGGGCGCGGCACGCCGCTGCGCACCGCCGAGTGGAACCGCGTGGTGAAGCACGACTTCGCGACCGTCACCCTGGATGATCAGATTGAAGCGGTGCAGGCGCTGGCGAAGCAGGTGCCGGAGATGGACCTTCAGCGCGTGGGCATCACCGGCTGGAGCTTCGGCGGGTACATGGCCGCGCTGGCCGCGCTGAAGCGCCCGGACTTCTTCAAGGCCGCCGTGTCCGGCGCCCCGGTGGTGGACTGGCGTGACTACGACACGCACTACACCGAGCGCTACCTGGGCCTGCCGGAGGAGACGCCCCAGGCCTACGAGGTCAGCAGCCTGCTGACGTACGCGAAGAAGGACGCCCCC
Proteins encoded in this window:
- a CDS encoding S9 family peptidase, giving the protein VYAGPTTTVVHQSMAAHLLSQWMADKGFLVVKVDGRGTPLRTAEWNRVVKHDFATVTLDDQIEAVQALAKQVPEMDLQRVGITGWSFGGYMAALAALKRPDFFKAAVSGAPVVDWRDYDTHYTERYLGLPEETPQAYEVSSLLTYAKKDAPISALLLLHGTADDNVYFFHTLKLSDALFRAGKPHQLLPLSGLTHMVPDPLVTERQYERVMAHFQQNLK